From the Mycobacterium sp. 155 genome, the window GCTCGGTGTTCTGGTGCTGGCCGAAACCCGAATCAGATAGCCGGAATGGGCGCAGAATTGCGCTTATGTAACAGCGTTTGTTTGCACGGCCTGACCCGCTACGCGGCGCGAGAGAGCGCGCGGTTTGGATCGGTACGGCATTGGTCTCGCCTTGGTTTTCGCTGGTAGCGACCGCCGGTCGGAGCGCTTCGGAGGCACGTCGGCGATCTCTCGCCTGAGGTCGGACGGTATCCGGTCGCCGTGTGGACGCGACTGTCGTCAGACCATGGATCGGCTCGATGGAATTCGCGGTATTTACCGCGTATTTCACGAGTTCAAGTGCGGGGGAAATGTTTATTGCGGCTAATTCGCATTGTTTTGTCAAGTTTATTAAAGTTGACATTTTGAATATCGCATTTACACGGTGAAAAGCTAGGCCAGATAAATGCAGCATTTGTTCTGGCATTTCCCCCCACCCTCCCTGTGGTATTGCCCCATCGGGCAACCGCGGTGATTTGCGAGATACAAGGATGGCACACGTATACCACGTCGAGCAATCGTCAAGTCAGCAAACGATGCCCCGGGGTACTGACCAGCTCGTCAGGGTGGTCAGCGGCGTCCCGGTGGCTGTGTATATTACTTCGCCCAGTTTGCGCGAGCGCGTCGTGTCGTGTGTGCGGGGCGACGGTTCTCGTGCTGTACGAGGAGTCGATGACGGGGAAAATAAATTTGACTTCGCACAGAAATCGCTGGAAACAACCTGTACACGGCGGTGCGGCTCGAATTGGATGAAGCGCCTTGCGGGTGGTATACGAGGCTTCCGTACTGGTCGGAGCGGTTTGGTGAGATTCGGCGCGACGTTGCGAGAGTGGACATCTTTCAACATTTGCAGATGCAACTAGACGGGCTCATGTGGCGCCACGGGCGTGGGGTAGCGCACGTCTGAAGTTGCCGCCGCCCTCGCCGTGCGTGTCGCTGCGTAATATTGCTACTATCGGGTAAACGACCTGCTCGCCTGAACCCCACGCCGGTCCCCTAAGCGGCTCGGTAAAGATCAGGTACTTGCACGCGAAAAGATCGGAATGCCCGCCCTGTGTTTTCTCTTATCTACGTCCGGATAGCGTTGTATGTTGTTGCTCTCAGCGCTGTTGTGAACGGGGATCACAACTTTCGTCGTTGTTTCACATCGCTGATACGAGGGTGAAATATGGCAGCTACAGCAAGGGACGTATCTGAACGCCCGACCACGTACCGTGTCGTCGATCATATCGTCGACTATCTGGCCGCCGGCGGGGTGACCCATATGTTCGGTGTGGACGGCGCCAACATCGAAGACTTGTACGACGCCGCATACTTCCGCGACGGTATCACCGCCGTACTCGCAAAACATGAGTTCTCCGCCGCGACCATGGCCGACGGCTACAGTCGCAGCGGCGCGGGCCTCGGCGTCGTCATGGCGACCTCTGGTGGAGGATGCCTGAATCTGATACCCGGGTTGGGCGAATCACTTGCGAGCAGGGTTCCGGTCTTGGCTCTGGTCGGCCAGACGCCCACGACGCTCGACGGCCGGGGCAGCTTCCAGGACACCAGCGGCCGCGCGGGTTCGCTGGATGCCGAGGCGCTGTTCGGAGCGGTGTCGGTGAGTTGTGAACGTGTGCTGCGACCCAGCGACATCGTCACCGCGCTGCCACGTGCGATCGCCGCGGCGCGCACCGGCGGTCCGGCAGTCCTGCTTTTGCCTAAAGACATCCAGCAGCAGACCGTGGCGCTCGGCGGACCGATCTTGCGTAACGGTCAGGGGTTTGGTCAGAAGCAGGTAGGCGATCCACACCCGCTCATCCGGGCGCTACGTAGGGCCAACGGGCCCATCACGATCATCGCCGGAGAGCAGGTCGCCCGAGACGACGCACGCGCCGAACTCGAGCAGTTGCGCGCGGTGCTGCGGGCACGCGTCGCCTGTGTTCCTGACGCCAAGGACGTCGCGGGGATCCCCGGGCTGGGATCGTCGTCGGCATTGGGTGTCACCGGGGTGATCGGGCATCCGGGCGCGGTCGACGCGGTGGCTGGCAGCGCCGTATGTCTGCTGGTCGGTACCCGCATGCCCGTGATGGCCCGGACCGGGCTCGATGCCGTCCTCGGCACAACGCACACACTGTCGATCGGTTCGGCGCCACCGTATCTACCCTGCACCCACGTTCACACCGAGGACCTGCAGGCCTCCCTGTCGCGGTTGACCCGCGCGTTGACCGGCCATGGCAGGCCGCTGGGCGTTCGGGTGCCAGACGTGGTGCCGCAGACCGAGCTTGCCCCACCGTCGTGCTCTGACGACGGCGTGCGCTACCGCGACGCGATGCTCGCCCTGGACCGCGCGCTGCCCGACGAGGTGAACATCGTCGTCGATGCCGGCAACACCGGGGCCTCGGCAGTCCACTATCTGCCGGTACGGCGGGGTGGACGGTTCGTCGTCGCCCTGGGGATGGGCGGGATGGGCTACAGCTTCGGTGCGGGAATCGGGATGGCGTTCGCCCAGCGCAGGCGCACGGTGATCATCGCCGGCGACGGATCCTTCTACATGCACGGGTTGGAGCTGCACACCGCCATCCAGTACCGGTTGCCGGTGACAGTGGTGTTGTTCAACAACAACGCCCACGCGATGTGCGTGACTCGTGAGCAGCTGTACTACGACGACGCATACAGCTACAACCGGTTCTCGCCCAGCCGGCTCGGCGCCGGGTTGGCGGCGATGTTCCCGGGTCTGGCCTCGATCGACGTCGCCACGATCGATCGACTGCCCGCTGCGCTCGACGAGGCACTCACGACCGATGGCCCATCGGTCGTCAGTATCGAATGTTCTGCGGACGAGATACCACCGTTCGCACCGTTTCTCTCGGCGATCGGCACGGCCGTTGCCGAGAACAGTCACACAACAGAACAGGAGGGTACGGTCAATGTCCCTGCCAGCGCTTGACGACATCGCCACCCATTCCGGCAGCTCTGACCCCATTGAGGGGGTCCACCGGGTCGAGACGTCGCCGCGGGAGAAGGCCACGCCGATCATCCTGGAGATGATGCATTCGGTGTATCCGCACGATGAGGTGTTTGGCGAGTATTGCACCGTCAACGACTACATCGATTGCCCCCCCGACGAACTGTACGAATACCTGGCCGACACTCGCAGTCTCGAGGAATGGACCTACAGCCTGCGCGGTTTCAAGGAAACCGATGAGCCCGGTTTGTGGCAGGCGTGGGACAAATTGGGTTCGGAGACCGAGATCTACACCCGGACCGTGGCCAATCCCCAGGCGCGCACGGTTGATTACCACTGCGCATGGGATCAAGGCAAGCATCTCTGGATGATCTACCTGATGCGGGTCGTCGACGCGCAGTTGGTGTTCAACAAGCCGGGATCGGTTGTGCTGTGGACGAATTGCCATCATCCGTTCTATGACCACAATGCCTATCCGGAGACAGCGCCGCCGAACCGCCCGGTGTGGGTCGGTGACTTCTGGGACATGTTCGGCGCCGGTCATCTGCTGGAAATGCGCAATCTCAAGGCCATCGCCGAGTACCGGCACCACAATGGGCTGCCCATCACCCCCGATTGGATGCGAGAAGCCAACCAACACGAAGCAAGCGTGGGTCGAGGATGAGGGACACTCGTAATCCGGCGGTCAGCCTGCTCGACGTCTCCACTTATCTACCGGAGAACCGAGTGCCGGCACAGTGGTACACCGACCACTCGGAAACCGATTCACTGCGCGACAACCCCATGTTCGCGCCGCCTGAATACCGGCATCATTCGACATTCGACGAATCCAATGTCGACATGATCGAGCGGGCGGTTGCGGGACTGACGGCCAGGCACGGGAGTGGACTGCTCGATGAGGTCGATATCCTGCTGACGCATTCGCAGATGCCCGATCTGCCGATCGTCGGTGCCGGTGGTGAAACGGCCGCGCGCCTCGGCATCAAACCCAAGTGGATCCTCGACGTGCACAACGGCGGCTGCGCGGCATTTGTGTACATGCTCAGCCTCGCGCGCCAACTGTTGTGGTCCGGTGCGGGCCGTACCGCGTTGATCGCCGCCTCGGTGAACGCCGCAGGCAAGATCTTCGAACAGGATCAGGTTCGTAAGTTGGCGCAGGCGTCGGTTCCCGGCGATGGTGCCGCAGTGGGATTGGTCACGCTGTCCGACAAGTCGCCAGTGCTGGACATCGAATGCCGGTTCTTCGGTGAGAACGCGGTCGATATGACCCTCGACACCGATCCGCCGCGGAAGTGGTGGGAGGCCGGACCCGGACAGGGCTACGTCGGTTTCAGCGAGGCCAAGATCATGAAGGTGCTCTCGCGCGGCAACCGTCAGGTGCCTCAGGTGGTCAAGGCGGTGTGCGAGCAGATCGGGGTGAAATCGAACGACCTCGACCTGTTGGTGACCAACCAGCCCAATCGGCTGTTGCTACGCAACTGGGACGAAGCGCTCGAGCTGCCCCGCGAACGGCACCACGACACCTTCGGTCAGTGCGGCAATCTCTTCGCGGTCGGCATACCCGCCAACCTGGAGGCTGCGATCGACAACGGTCAGGTCAAGACCGGCGATGTCGTGATGATGGCGGGATTCGCCCACGCGGGGGACTTCGCGGGTGCCGCCGCAATTCAATGGGGTGGGAGGCCGTAATGACATCTCCGACAGGACAGGTACCGAGTCTGGATGCTGTCACCGACGACATCATCGCCATGATCTCGGCCGAGATGCCGATCCCGGGTCTCTCCGCGGAATCCTCGCTGCTGGATGGCGGACTCGACTCATTGCGGGTGATGTCGCTCGTCCTCCGGATCGAGAACCGCTGGGAGATCGACTTGGACGCCGACGACGCCGATGAGTTGCGGACCGTCGGTGATCTCGGCCGACTCGTGCTGCGGCGCATCGTGGAGAAGCAGTCATGAAAGGCCCCGACGCCATCGTCCCGAAGTACGAAACGCTCCCCGCTGCTCTCGCGGCCGCGGCACGCACTGATCTGAGCTTGTTCTTCGTGAACACCCGCGAAGAAGACCAGGAGGTCCCCAAGGCGCGGATCTATGAGCGGGCGCTGTCAATCTCCGCGGATCTTATGAAACGTGGTGTGCGCAAAGGGGATCGGGTTGCGCTCGTGTTGCCGACCTGCCCGGAGTTCGTGGAGAGCTTCTTCGGGATACTGTGCGCGGGGGCCATTCCGGTGCCGCTGTACCCGCCGGTGCGGCTGGGCAAGATGGACGAATACCACCAGAAGACCGCGGCCATGTTGCAGTCCGCCGACGTGGCACTGGTGGTGACCGACGAGCGTATCCGTCGCTTTCTCGGCGTCCCGGTTGAGGCCGCAGCACCGCGGTTGGGCTGCGTGACCGCGTCGGATCTGGGTGGTGCGGACTCTGATCAGGTCGAGGTAGCTCCTGACGACATCGCCTTGATCCAGTTCTCTTCGGGCACAACGCACGACCCCAAACCCGTGGCGCTGACTCACCGCAACCTGTTGTCCAATCTCGCCTCGATCGACAGCCGCCTCCAGGAGGAGGGCACTGTCAATCCAGTGGGTGTGTCCTGGCTGCCGCTGTATCACGACATGGGGTTGATCGGGAATCTGTTGTCGGCGTTCTATGTCGAGGGGGCACTGGTATTGCTGCCGCCCGAGTTGTTCGTTGCGACGCCGGCCGCGTGGTTGCGGGCCATCTCCCGGTACCGCGGCACCTACTCGGCCGCACCCAACTTCGCGTTCAACCTGTGCGTGAACCGGATCAAAGACGAGGAGTTGGACGGGGTCGACCTGTCCTCGTGGAGCGTGTGCTTCAACGGTGCGGAATCCGTCGTCGCCGCGGTGCAGCGCCGATTCGGTGAGCGGTTCGCACCGTGGGGTTTCGATCCGTCAGCGCTGACGCCCTGCTACGGGATGGCCGAGGCATCACTCGCACTGACGTTCAAGCCGTCCAAGACCCAGTTCAGAACTTATGGCGTGGAAGGTGACGCCCTGGCCTACTCGGGTCGGGTGGTACCGGGACGCAAAGAACTGGTGAGCGTGGGCCAGCCCCTGGCCGGTGTCGAGATCGAGATCCGCGACGAGCTTTCACAGACATTGGATCCCGACAAGGTCGGAAGCATCTTTGTCCGCGGTCCCAGTGTGATGGTCGGGTACTTCGGCCGCCCCGATCTCACCGATCAGGCCTTGCACGAGGGCTGGCTTGAAACCGGTGACCTCGGCTTCGTCCACGATGGCGAGTTGTTCGTCTGTGGCCGTGCCAAGGACACCGTGATCATCCGGGGTGCAAACCATGCGCCGCAGGATTTCGAGGCGGCGCTCGACGGGCTGCCCGGGGTGCGCACCGGATGTGCGGTGGCGGTGGGCTTTGTTCCTGCCGGCGAGGAGGAGGAAGCGCTGGCGCTGCTCGTGGAAACCACTTCTGACGCGCCGGCCGGCCTGGCGAGCGACGTCTCGAAGCGAGTGTGGGAGCGCACCGGCATCCTGGCGGCTCATGTCGAGTTACTCGCCCCGGGCACGCTGCCGCGGACCTCCAGCGGAAAATTGCGCCGGCGGGAGTCTCGTAATCAATGGCTGGCCGGCACACTCGTGGCGCCCAAGAAGGTCTCCGCCATACGGTTGATGTGGTACGCGGCGAAGGGGCAGGTTTCGCTTGCCAAGGCCGCCTATACCCGTCTTGTCCCAAACAAACGACCGGATGACCGTGCTGTTCGCGCGGGCGGGAGGGAATCATGACTGTCATCGCCGAATCTCGGCCGCTGCCGCGCATCACGGAACTGCCGTTGAATGCTGACATCGGTGCGTTGCCCACGGCGGTGGACCCGATGGCGTTGTCGCTCAACGAGAATCCGTTCCCGCCCCTGCCGGCGGTACGGTCCGCACTGATCGAATCCATCGATGCCGCCAACCGGTATCCGGAGTTCCTGCCCGAGCGGTTGCGGCACCTCATAGCCGGCCATATCGGAATCTCCGACGAGCAGGTCATCCTCGGGCCCGGGGCCACCGGCGTCATGCTGCAGGTGCTGCATGCCATCACCGACCCGGGGGACCGGATTGTCTTCGCGGATCCGACGTTCGAGGGATACGCGATCGTCTCGGCCATGGTGCGGATCTCACCGATCAAGGTGCCGCTGAACAGCCTTGGTGGCCACGACCTCGACGCCATGGCCGACGCCGCATCCGAGGCGAAGGTGGTGGCCATCTGCCGGCCGCACAATCCCACGGGCACAGTGGAGTCGGCGGCAGATCTGGAAGCCTTCCTGGCCCGTATTCCCAGCGACACCGTGGTACTCATCGACGAGGCGTACGCGGAATTCGTCGGACCGGGCCACCGCATCGACTCGGTCGATCTCGTGCGTCGGTTCCCCAACGTCGTGGTGATCCGAACCTTCTCGAAAGCATATGGACTCGCCGGCCTGCGCATCGGTTACGCATTCGGATCTCGCGGACTTGCCGCCAAACTGTGGGCCATGCAGTTGCCATTCGGGATGAGCACCACGAGCCTGGTTGCGGTTGCAGCGTCTTACCGGGCGGAATCGCAACTGCTGCAACGGATCCGGTTTCTCACCTCGGAGCGCAGGAACCTGCGGGCGGGATTGCGGGCAATGGGAATCGCCAGCACCGAGGCTCATGCCAACTTCATCTACCTACCCGCAAGCGGAGTGCCCTGGCGCGACGTGTTCGATGATGCGGGCGTGCGGGTCAAGCACTACCCGGACGGTGGTGTGCGCGTCACCATTGGCGGAAGGTCATCGACTGGGGCAGTCCTGACCGCGCTGCGGAGCAAGCTGTAGGAGGCCGCGGTGCGCGAGCATCAGGTTGCCGTCGTCGGGGCGGGATCCTCGGGGGTCGCTGTGGCATTGAGCCTGAGCGACAGGGGAATCCGCCCGCTGCTGATCGACCGGGCCGATCATGTCGGGTCGTCCTGGAAAGGTCGACCCGACCGGCTGAAGCTCAACACCGGTCGGCGGACGTCCCACATGCCCAGCCGGCCGTACCCTAAGGGCACCGCGATCTTCCCGACCCGGGATCAGGTTGTCGCGCACCTGAACCATCACGCGCATGAAGATGGCCTTGACCTCATGCTCGGCACATGTGTGGCCAGGATCGACAAGATGGCCGGCAACTGGGTACTGGCCACGACTTCGGGAGATATCAGTGCCCAGCAGATCGTGGTGGCCACCGGCTACGAGCACACCCCGAGAATCCCGGATTGGCCCGGCCTCAGCTCGTACCGAGGAACTGTACTGCACTCGGCGAATTACCGAAATCCCAAGCCGTACCTAGGGAAACGCGTGCTGGTGGTCGGGGCGGGATCCTCGGCGATGGAAATCGTGTACGACGTCGCCAGCGGGGGAGCGGCGCAGGCTTGGCTGGCAGTGCGCACTGCACCGCACATCCTGCTGCGTGCACTGCCCGGTGGATTCCCGTCGGACTACATCGCCAACCGGCTCTACGACGCGCCGCTGTGGTTCGCCGACGCGGTCTCCCGGGTCGCGCTCCGTGTGCACGTCAAAGACCTGTCCGAATTTGGTTTGCCGACACCGAGCGAAGGGGTGTTCACCAGGGGCAAGCGCCTCAGCCGGGCGCCGGTGATCGTGGACCGCGAGGTGATCGGGGCCATCCGAGCCCGGCTATTTGAGGTAGTACCCACCGTCGAATCATTCAGTGAGGACTCGGTTCTGCTCATCGACGGTCAGCGGTTACAACCCGACGTCGTGATCTGTGCGACCGGATACCGGTGTGGTCTGGAACCAATGGTCGGCCATCTCGGGGTCTTGGACGAACGTGGCCTGCCGCGCTCGACCGGCCCGGTTCCTGCGGCGCCAGGCCTGAGGTTCGTCGGATTCCTGTCCCGCCCGGGGCTCATTTCGTTCGTCGCGAAACAGTCCGTTCAGGTCGCCGAGGGCGTCGCCGACGAGCTCGATCGGGCACTGTCTCTCGTACCATGACGCGAATCGCGCGGCTTGCCATGGCTATGCCTCGGCGAGTCATGGCGGTCGCGCTATTGATGATGCTCGGCTGCGCCGTGTTCGGGGTCCCAGTGGCAAAGCACCTGTCCGGCGGAGGATTTCGCGATCCTGGATCGGAATCATCGCGGGCCTCAACCATATTGGCCGACACTTTCCATCAGCCGGACATGCAGTTCCTTGTCACCGTCAGTGATCCACAGGGAATCTCGAGTGCCCGGGCGCGGACCATCGGAACCGACATCACCACCCGGCTCACAGAATCGCCCCATGTCGCCTACGTCGAATCGCCCTGGAACACCGCACCGCAGAACGCCGCCCAGTTCACGAGCACCGATGGCACGTCGGGGCTGATCGTCATCGCGCTGCTCCTGGCACTCGGTGCCCCATTCTTCGGGGGCCGGTGGGGCTTCCCCGACGACCGGGTGCTGCCGACGTCGACCACGGCCCGTCAGGTCGGTGACCAGCTCCGCAGCGACTTCGCCACGGATTCGGCCGACAACATCACGGTCGTCGTGCCGGACTTCACCGGTGTCAGCCCCGCCGAACTGGCCCGCTACGCCACAGCTCTGTCGGCCGTATCTGACGTCTCGTGGGTGTCCTCGGCCGTCGGCACGTTCAAGGACGGGCATCGGGCCGGGCCCGGACCCGAGGGAACCCTGGCAGACGGCACGACCTACTTGACGGTGGCGGGCACAGCCCCGTTGTTCTCCGACGCCTCGAACGTCCAGCTGGACCGGCTGCACGCGGTCCCGGGACCGGATGGCCGCAGTGTCCTGCTGACCGGTACCGCGCAGATCAACCGGGACGTCGTCGCCGCGGTGACCTCGGGCCTGCCGAAAGTGCTGGCACTGATCGCTGTCACGAGCTTCGTGTTGCTGTTCCTGCTTACCGGCAGTGTCGTGCTGCCGCTCAAGACGCTTGTCCTCAACGTACTGTCGCTGACCGCCGCGTTCGGCGCGCTGGTGTGGATTTTCCAGGACGGTCACCTCGGTGCGCTGGGCACCACGGTGACCGGCACCCTGGCCTCCAACATGCCGGTGCTGCTGTTCTGCATCACCTTCGGGTTGTCCATGGATTACGAGGTGTTCCTCATCTCGCGGATCCGCGAATACTGGCTGGCTTCCGGTCACGCCGACGATGGGCAGGTCTCGGAATCTGCTCGCGTCCGGACTTGATGAGGCGGTCGCACTGGGCCTGGCCCACACCGGCCGTGTGATCACCGCCGCGGCGGTCATCATGTCCATCTCTTTCGCTGTGCTGATAGCCGCGCAGGTGTCGCTCATGCGGATGTTCGGCGTCGGCCTGACGATCGCGGTGCTGATGGACGCGACACTGGTCCGGCTGGTCCTGGTACCGGCATTCATGCATGTGATGGGCGGGGTGAACTGGTGGGCTCCGGCACCGCTGGTCCGGCTGCACAACCGCATCGGAATCAGCGAGGAAAGCGGTGAGAGGGCTCCGACGGGTGGGCACCGAGCCACGGACCCCGACAGCCCGGCCCAAGCGGTGCAGGCTTGATCCGCACGTTGACCGCGGGTCGACCCGGTACGGGCGCGTCGCAACGTTAAACTTGCCCGGATGTTCGCCAAGTGTGGGTTGCCCGGCCGGTCGTGGTCGCGCATCGGGCGCTTGCGCGAGGAGCGGCCATGATCGACGGCGACGGACACGACCCGGTACCCGAGCTGGGCCTGACCGGTCGGCCGCTACGCACCATTCCCGAGCCCCAGCCCCGCACCACGCATGGTCCGGCCAAGGTCATCGCGATGTGCAACCAGAAGGGCGGGGTCGGTAAGACCACCTCGACCATCAACCTGGGTGCCAGCCTGGCTGAATACGGCCGCCGGGTGCTGCTGGTGGACCTGGACCCGCAGGGGGCGCTCTCGGCGGGCCTGGGGGTACCGCACTACGAGCTCGACCAGACGGTGCACAACCTGCTGGTCGAGCCGCGGGTCTCGATCGACGACGTGCTCATCAAGACCAGGGTCAGCGGCCTGGACCTGGTGCCCAGCAACATCGACCTTTCGGCGGCCGAGATCCAGCTGGTCAACGAGGTGGGTCGCGAGCAGTCCCTGGGGCGGGCGTTGTATCCGGTACTCGACCGCTACGACTATGTGCTGGTCGACTGCCAGCCGTCGCTGGGCCTGCTCACCGTCAACGGACTGGCCTGCGCCGACGGCGTCATCATCCCGACCGAATGCGAATACTTCTCCCTGCGTGGGCTGGCGCTGCTCACTGACACCGTCGACAAGGTGCACGACCGGCTCAATCCGCGACTGCAGATCAGCGGGATCCTGGTCACCCGGTACGACCCCAGGACGGTCAACGCCCGTGAGGTGATGGCACGCGTGGTCGAGCGCTTCGGTGACCTGGTGTTCGACACCGTCATCACCCGCACCGTCCGTTTCCCCGAGACCAGCGTCGCCGGTGAGCCGATCACCACTTGGGCGCCGAAGTCTGCGGGCGCGGCGGCCTACCGAGC encodes:
- a CDS encoding thiamine pyrophosphate-binding protein encodes the protein MAATARDVSERPTTYRVVDHIVDYLAAGGVTHMFGVDGANIEDLYDAAYFRDGITAVLAKHEFSAATMADGYSRSGAGLGVVMATSGGGCLNLIPGLGESLASRVPVLALVGQTPTTLDGRGSFQDTSGRAGSLDAEALFGAVSVSCERVLRPSDIVTALPRAIAAARTGGPAVLLLPKDIQQQTVALGGPILRNGQGFGQKQVGDPHPLIRALRRANGPITIIAGEQVARDDARAELEQLRAVLRARVACVPDAKDVAGIPGLGSSSALGVTGVIGHPGAVDAVAGSAVCLLVGTRMPVMARTGLDAVLGTTHTLSIGSAPPYLPCTHVHTEDLQASLSRLTRALTGHGRPLGVRVPDVVPQTELAPPSCSDDGVRYRDAMLALDRALPDEVNIVVDAGNTGASAVHYLPVRRGGRFVVALGMGGMGYSFGAGIGMAFAQRRRTVIIAGDGSFYMHGLELHTAIQYRLPVTVVLFNNNAHAMCVTREQLYYDDAYSYNRFSPSRLGAGLAAMFPGLASIDVATIDRLPAALDEALTTDGPSVVSIECSADEIPPFAPFLSAIGTAVAENSHTTEQEGTVNVPASA
- a CDS encoding 3-oxoacyl-ACP synthase III family protein: MRDTRNPAVSLLDVSTYLPENRVPAQWYTDHSETDSLRDNPMFAPPEYRHHSTFDESNVDMIERAVAGLTARHGSGLLDEVDILLTHSQMPDLPIVGAGGETAARLGIKPKWILDVHNGGCAAFVYMLSLARQLLWSGAGRTALIAASVNAAGKIFEQDQVRKLAQASVPGDGAAVGLVTLSDKSPVLDIECRFFGENAVDMTLDTDPPRKWWEAGPGQGYVGFSEAKIMKVLSRGNRQVPQVVKAVCEQIGVKSNDLDLLVTNQPNRLLLRNWDEALELPRERHHDTFGQCGNLFAVGIPANLEAAIDNGQVKTGDVVMMAGFAHAGDFAGAAAIQWGGRP
- a CDS encoding phosphopantetheine-binding protein; protein product: MTSPTGQVPSLDAVTDDIIAMISAEMPIPGLSAESSLLDGGLDSLRVMSLVLRIENRWEIDLDADDADELRTVGDLGRLVLRRIVEKQS
- a CDS encoding fatty acyl-AMP ligase, which produces MKGPDAIVPKYETLPAALAAAARTDLSLFFVNTREEDQEVPKARIYERALSISADLMKRGVRKGDRVALVLPTCPEFVESFFGILCAGAIPVPLYPPVRLGKMDEYHQKTAAMLQSADVALVVTDERIRRFLGVPVEAAAPRLGCVTASDLGGADSDQVEVAPDDIALIQFSSGTTHDPKPVALTHRNLLSNLASIDSRLQEEGTVNPVGVSWLPLYHDMGLIGNLLSAFYVEGALVLLPPELFVATPAAWLRAISRYRGTYSAAPNFAFNLCVNRIKDEELDGVDLSSWSVCFNGAESVVAAVQRRFGERFAPWGFDPSALTPCYGMAEASLALTFKPSKTQFRTYGVEGDALAYSGRVVPGRKELVSVGQPLAGVEIEIRDELSQTLDPDKVGSIFVRGPSVMVGYFGRPDLTDQALHEGWLETGDLGFVHDGELFVCGRAKDTVIIRGANHAPQDFEAALDGLPGVRTGCAVAVGFVPAGEEEEALALLVETTSDAPAGLASDVSKRVWERTGILAAHVELLAPGTLPRTSSGKLRRRESRNQWLAGTLVAPKKVSAIRLMWYAAKGQVSLAKAAYTRLVPNKRPDDRAVRAGGRES
- a CDS encoding histidinol-phosphate transaminase, which produces MTVIAESRPLPRITELPLNADIGALPTAVDPMALSLNENPFPPLPAVRSALIESIDAANRYPEFLPERLRHLIAGHIGISDEQVILGPGATGVMLQVLHAITDPGDRIVFADPTFEGYAIVSAMVRISPIKVPLNSLGGHDLDAMADAASEAKVVAICRPHNPTGTVESAADLEAFLARIPSDTVVLIDEAYAEFVGPGHRIDSVDLVRRFPNVVVIRTFSKAYGLAGLRIGYAFGSRGLAAKLWAMQLPFGMSTTSLVAVAASYRAESQLLQRIRFLTSERRNLRAGLRAMGIASTEAHANFIYLPASGVPWRDVFDDAGVRVKHYPDGGVRVTIGGRSSTGAVLTALRSKL
- a CDS encoding NAD(P)/FAD-dependent oxidoreductase, encoding MREHQVAVVGAGSSGVAVALSLSDRGIRPLLIDRADHVGSSWKGRPDRLKLNTGRRTSHMPSRPYPKGTAIFPTRDQVVAHLNHHAHEDGLDLMLGTCVARIDKMAGNWVLATTSGDISAQQIVVATGYEHTPRIPDWPGLSSYRGTVLHSANYRNPKPYLGKRVLVVGAGSSAMEIVYDVASGGAAQAWLAVRTAPHILLRALPGGFPSDYIANRLYDAPLWFADAVSRVALRVHVKDLSEFGLPTPSEGVFTRGKRLSRAPVIVDREVIGAIRARLFEVVPTVESFSEDSVLLIDGQRLQPDVVICATGYRCGLEPMVGHLGVLDERGLPRSTGPVPAAPGLRFVGFLSRPGLISFVAKQSVQVAEGVADELDRALSLVP
- a CDS encoding ParA family protein, giving the protein MIDGDGHDPVPELGLTGRPLRTIPEPQPRTTHGPAKVIAMCNQKGGVGKTTSTINLGASLAEYGRRVLLVDLDPQGALSAGLGVPHYELDQTVHNLLVEPRVSIDDVLIKTRVSGLDLVPSNIDLSAAEIQLVNEVGREQSLGRALYPVLDRYDYVLVDCQPSLGLLTVNGLACADGVIIPTECEYFSLRGLALLTDTVDKVHDRLNPRLQISGILVTRYDPRTVNAREVMARVVERFGDLVFDTVITRTVRFPETSVAGEPITTWAPKSAGAAAYRALAAEVIHRFGV